One genomic window of Thermococcus indicus includes the following:
- a CDS encoding 2-oxoacid:ferredoxin oxidoreductase subunit beta yields the protein MYLKSAYEIRDKYLRKDMLPTIFCPGCGIGSALQYTLRAIDDLKLNPDEIVWVSGIGCSSRVPGFVNFDGLHTTHGRALAFATGIKLANPNLKIIAFMGDGDAAAIGGNHFIHAIRRNLDVTVILINNFTYGMTGGQVAPTALKGLRGTTAPYGQFENPFDIADLAVSAGANYVARWSVFNYLQGINSIKKALQKEGFTLVEFLSPCPISFGRRNRMKTAPELLRWYQKITVPLAKAKKMPPEELEGKIVIGEFADRDRPGLVREYGAYKKRAKKMMGWEE from the coding sequence ATGTACCTGAAATCCGCTTACGAGATTCGCGACAAGTACCTGAGAAAGGACATGCTCCCGACGATATTCTGTCCGGGCTGTGGAATTGGCTCAGCTTTACAGTACACGCTCCGTGCGATAGACGACCTAAAGCTGAACCCGGACGAGATAGTCTGGGTCAGCGGAATCGGCTGTTCCTCCCGCGTTCCTGGCTTTGTCAACTTCGACGGCCTGCACACGACCCACGGAAGGGCCCTGGCTTTCGCCACAGGCATAAAGCTCGCCAACCCGAACCTCAAGATAATCGCCTTCATGGGCGATGGCGATGCCGCAGCCATAGGAGGAAACCACTTCATCCACGCCATCAGGAGGAACCTCGACGTAACCGTTATCCTCATCAACAACTTCACCTACGGAATGACCGGTGGCCAGGTCGCGCCGACGGCCCTTAAGGGCCTGCGCGGAACTACTGCTCCCTACGGCCAGTTCGAGAATCCCTTCGACATAGCCGATCTGGCAGTCTCGGCTGGAGCCAACTACGTGGCGAGATGGAGCGTCTTCAACTACCTCCAGGGAATCAACAGCATCAAGAAGGCACTCCAGAAGGAGGGCTTCACGCTTGTCGAGTTCCTCTCTCCGTGCCCGATAAGCTTCGGAAGGAGGAACAGAATGAAGACCGCTCCGGAACTGCTCCGCTGGTACCAGAAGATAACCGTCCCGCTCGCGAAGGCGAAGAAGATGCCGCCGGAGGAGCTCGAGGGCAAGATAGTCATCGGCGAGTTCGCAGACAGGGACAGGCCGGGTCTCGTGAGGGAGTACGGGGCCTACAAGAAGCGCGCCAAGAAGATGATGGGGTGGGAAGAATGA
- a CDS encoding 2-oxoacid:acceptor oxidoreductase subunit alpha — protein sequence MRYPFPVGKSDFIQGDEAIARAAILAGCRFYAGYPITPASEIFEAMALYMPLVDGVSIQMEDELASMAAIIGASWAGAKAMTATSGPGFSLMQENLGYAIMTETPVVVVDVQRGGPSTGQPTLAAQGDIMQAIWGTHGDHSLIVLSPSTVQEAFDLTIRAFNLAEKYRTPVVLLTDAEIAHMRERVYIPTPGEVEIIDRKLPANEEEAKYPFGDIHGDGVPPMPIFGKGYRTYVTGLTHDERGRPKTVDAEVHEKLIRRIIEKLERNREDIISYDAFELDDAEVAIVSTGIVSRSAVRAVKILRERGVKAGLLKLNTIWPFDFDMIEELAERVRKIYVPEMNLGQLYHLVKEGANGKAEVELIAKIGGEVHTPMEIVERVVG from the coding sequence ATGAGATACCCGTTTCCGGTCGGTAAGAGCGATTTCATTCAGGGGGACGAGGCGATAGCGAGGGCGGCGATCCTCGCGGGATGCCGCTTCTACGCGGGCTATCCCATCACACCTGCGAGCGAGATATTCGAGGCCATGGCCCTTTACATGCCGCTGGTGGACGGTGTGAGCATACAGATGGAGGACGAGCTGGCGAGCATGGCGGCGATAATAGGCGCCTCCTGGGCTGGAGCGAAGGCTATGACGGCAACGAGCGGCCCGGGATTCAGCCTCATGCAGGAAAACCTAGGCTACGCGATAATGACTGAAACCCCGGTCGTTGTCGTGGACGTCCAGCGCGGTGGGCCTTCAACGGGTCAACCGACCCTCGCGGCCCAGGGCGACATAATGCAGGCCATCTGGGGAACCCACGGCGACCACTCGCTCATAGTCCTCAGTCCCTCAACCGTCCAGGAGGCCTTCGACCTGACGATAAGGGCCTTCAACCTGGCCGAGAAGTACAGGACGCCGGTCGTTCTTCTCACCGACGCGGAGATAGCCCACATGCGCGAGCGCGTTTACATCCCCACACCAGGGGAGGTCGAGATAATCGACCGCAAGCTTCCTGCCAACGAGGAGGAGGCCAAGTATCCCTTCGGGGACATACACGGCGACGGCGTGCCGCCGATGCCGATATTCGGCAAGGGGTACAGAACCTACGTCACCGGCCTCACCCACGACGAGAGGGGAAGGCCCAAGACGGTCGATGCGGAGGTTCACGAGAAGCTCATACGTAGAATAATCGAAAAGCTGGAGCGCAACAGGGAGGACATCATCTCCTACGATGCCTTCGAGCTCGATGACGCCGAGGTGGCGATAGTAAGCACCGGCATAGTCTCCCGCTCGGCTGTGAGGGCCGTTAAGATACTCCGCGAGAGGGGCGTTAAGGCAGGCCTCCTCAAGCTCAACACGATATGGCCCTTTGACTTCGACATGATCGAGGAGCTTGCCGAGCGCGTGAGGAAGATATACGTCCCGGAGATGAACCTCGGACAGCTCTACCACCTCGTCAAAGAGGGCGCCAACGGAAAGGCGGAGGTCGAGCTCATAGCAAAGATAGGCGGCGAGGTTCACACTCCGATGGAGATAGTCGAGAGGGTGGTGGGCTGA
- a CDS encoding 6-pyruvoyl trahydropterin synthase family protein produces the protein MKARIIERFKFEAAHAVLIDGKPEEIHGHTFRLEVAVEGPLENGYVMDFLELRGIMNEIIEKLDHRNLNALFENPTTENIALWIAGEVEKRLPDGVRLHRIVLWEGEENGVEFEF, from the coding sequence ATGAAAGCCAGAATCATCGAGCGCTTCAAATTTGAGGCGGCCCATGCGGTCCTGATTGACGGAAAGCCCGAGGAGATACACGGTCACACCTTCAGGCTTGAGGTGGCCGTCGAAGGTCCACTGGAGAACGGCTACGTGATGGACTTCCTCGAACTGAGGGGGATTATGAATGAAATCATCGAGAAGCTCGACCACAGAAACCTGAACGCCCTCTTCGAAAACCCCACCACGGAAAACATCGCCCTCTGGATAGCGGGAGAGGTGGAGAAAAGGCTTCCTGACGGCGTAAGGCTCCACAGGATAGTCCTCTGGGAGGGCGAGGAGAACGGGGTGGAGTTTGAGTTCTGA
- a CDS encoding DUF192 domain-containing protein: MLINETKERTWHGPVKLADSFFKRFRGLMLVKNINYALVFILPAETKANASIHMFFMLSDIDVIWLDSARRVVDFKTARRWRLYAPKGPAKYIIEGPVGLIKTLDVEEGDLISWSPSEEKKKAVPVKVSLPDGLSFEKGTNGMALTESVREVRVESR; this comes from the coding sequence ATGCTCATCAACGAGACCAAGGAGAGAACGTGGCACGGGCCCGTGAAGCTGGCGGACAGCTTCTTTAAGCGCTTCAGGGGATTAATGCTGGTTAAAAACATCAACTATGCCCTCGTTTTTATCCTCCCTGCTGAAACAAAGGCCAATGCGTCGATTCATATGTTCTTTATGCTCAGCGATATAGACGTCATCTGGCTTGATTCTGCGAGACGGGTGGTGGACTTCAAAACCGCCCGGAGATGGCGGCTCTACGCCCCGAAAGGGCCAGCCAAGTATATAATTGAAGGGCCTGTGGGGCTGATAAAAACGCTCGACGTTGAGGAGGGCGATTTAATAAGCTGGAGCCCCAGCGAGGAGAAGAAAAAAGCCGTGCCGGTTAAGGTATCTTTGCCCGACGGTCTCTCCTTCGAGAAGGGAACAAATGGAATGGCGCTCACGGAGAGCGTGCGTGAGGTTAGGGTAGAGTCACGGTAG
- a CDS encoding 2-oxoacid:ferredoxin oxidoreductase subunit gamma has protein sequence MRKEILFSGFGGQGVILASVILGRAAAVYEGLYAVQTQAYGPESRGGASKAEVVISDEPIDYPKTLNPDCAVFFSQEAYNKYLHTVRKGARIIVEEELVPHRDREFEKDLEVVSLPLTEIAEETTGLSLTMNILTLGILTAWTGVVSRDAIEKAVLDAVPKGTEEINLRALHRGFELGEKAKAGDL, from the coding sequence ATGAGGAAGGAGATACTCTTCAGCGGCTTCGGCGGTCAGGGAGTCATTTTAGCGAGCGTCATTCTTGGGAGAGCTGCTGCAGTCTACGAGGGACTCTACGCCGTTCAGACACAGGCCTATGGGCCGGAATCAAGGGGAGGAGCGAGCAAGGCGGAGGTGGTCATAAGCGACGAGCCCATAGACTACCCCAAGACCCTCAATCCCGACTGTGCAGTCTTCTTCTCCCAGGAGGCCTACAACAAGTACCTCCACACCGTCAGGAAGGGTGCCCGCATAATAGTCGAGGAGGAGCTCGTTCCCCATCGCGATAGGGAGTTCGAGAAGGACCTTGAAGTGGTCTCGCTGCCGCTCACGGAGATAGCCGAGGAAACCACCGGACTGAGCCTCACCATGAACATCCTCACCCTAGGGATCCTGACGGCCTGGACCGGCGTCGTGAGCAGGGATGCCATAGAGAAGGCCGTTCTGGATGCGGTCCCCAAGGGCACCGAGGAGATAAACCTCAGGGCGCTCCACAGGGGCTTCGAGCTTGGGGAGAAGGCAAAGGCTGGAGATCTCTAG
- a CDS encoding PIN domain-containing protein, protein MIFIDSSVFYNYLVETSLTEYAIDVLESREGKLTSDTVVDELFYALIRKLGEKEYNARSIWKVKELLRNDAEFRRRASDVISDILALLDAKDVLLVSDSRDWLTVATLVHDYSLLPHDARILATALEYNCDKLATLDEDFGTVKDVIRLAPEGFWRKD, encoded by the coding sequence GTGATCTTCATAGACTCAAGCGTTTTCTACAACTACCTTGTCGAAACCAGCCTCACCGAATATGCCATTGATGTTCTTGAGTCCCGGGAAGGGAAACTAACTTCAGACACCGTCGTTGATGAGCTATTCTACGCGCTTATCCGGAAGCTTGGAGAGAAGGAGTACAACGCAAGGTCAATCTGGAAGGTCAAGGAGCTTCTCAGAAACGACGCCGAGTTCAGGAGACGTGCTTCTGATGTTATATCTGACATATTAGCACTCCTTGACGCAAAAGATGTTTTACTTGTCTCTGACTCCCGGGACTGGCTGACCGTTGCCACCCTCGTCCACGACTACTCCTTGCTCCCTCACGACGCCAGAATCCTCGCCACCGCTTTGGAGTATAACTGTGATAAGCTCGCCACCCTCGACGAGGACTTTGGGACGGTGAAGGATGTTATCCGGCTCGCTCCGGAGGGGTTCTGGAGGAAGGATTAA
- a CDS encoding helix-turn-helix transcriptional regulator has protein sequence MRPKWIPILMMITLILLPGVSSYTVSSLVLTVYNDGYVKVEYELLPAEYSSQIELPLLGNHYENVIVEDGSGNPLNFRLENGSLLIYSGDAEVVRVSYYTPDLTVKQGMVWTLNVATNDSFTVVLPENAIVVDLSDIPLEIAGNSITMPPGNQSVSYTLNGRGAEGGNGTGSSEYLPILAGLGVVGGLAYALWRRKGGGKSMPSREEFQARLENLDLNEEEKRALLYIFDKGGKASQAEVREAIGLPKTTAWRMFKRLERKGLVKVLKGRKENWVELRF, from the coding sequence ATGAGACCCAAATGGATCCCAATCCTCATGATGATAACGCTCATCCTCCTGCCAGGGGTTAGTTCCTATACCGTTTCATCCCTGGTTTTGACGGTTTACAATGACGGCTACGTCAAGGTTGAATATGAACTCCTGCCCGCGGAGTATTCATCCCAGATTGAACTTCCCCTCCTCGGCAACCATTACGAGAACGTCATCGTTGAGGACGGGAGCGGAAACCCCCTCAACTTCAGGCTTGAGAACGGAAGCCTTCTCATCTATTCCGGGGATGCTGAGGTAGTCAGGGTCTCCTACTACACCCCTGACCTGACCGTGAAGCAGGGCATGGTGTGGACGCTTAACGTCGCGACCAATGATTCCTTCACAGTTGTGCTGCCCGAAAACGCCATAGTGGTTGACCTGAGCGACATACCGCTTGAGATAGCCGGGAACTCAATAACCATGCCCCCCGGAAACCAGAGTGTTTCCTACACACTCAACGGAAGAGGGGCTGAGGGTGGAAATGGAACGGGGAGTTCGGAGTATCTGCCAATCTTGGCGGGTCTCGGCGTGGTCGGGGGTTTAGCCTACGCCCTCTGGAGAAGGAAAGGCGGAGGAAAATCAATGCCAAGCCGTGAGGAGTTCCAGGCCAGGCTTGAGAACCTCGACCTCAACGAGGAAGAGAAACGCGCGCTACTATACATCTTTGACAAGGGTGGAAAGGCCAGTCAGGCGGAGGTTCGTGAAGCGATAGGCCTGCCCAAAACCACCGCATGGAGGATGTTCAAGCGCCTTGAGCGGAAGGGTCTGGTGAAGGTTCTTAAGGGCAGGAAGGAAAACTGGGTGGAGCTTAGGTTTTAA
- a CDS encoding 2-oxoacid:ferredoxin oxidoreductase subunit gamma: MQVRFAGIGGQGVVLAGVILGEAAAIEGLNVVQTQDYSSASRGGHSISDVIISKEPIYDVIVTKADVLVALAQLGYDTVKDELKEDGLLIIDTDLVKPDRDYIGAPFTRLAEESTGLALTVNMVALGYLVAKTGIVKKENVEEAIRRRVPKGTEDINIKAFRVGYEEGCR, encoded by the coding sequence ATGCAGGTTAGGTTCGCAGGCATAGGTGGCCAGGGCGTTGTCCTGGCCGGTGTCATACTCGGAGAGGCGGCTGCGATAGAGGGCCTCAACGTCGTCCAGACCCAGGACTACAGCTCCGCGAGCAGGGGGGGTCATTCAATATCCGACGTGATAATCTCAAAGGAGCCCATTTACGATGTAATCGTGACGAAGGCCGACGTTCTCGTTGCCCTCGCCCAGCTAGGCTACGACACAGTAAAGGACGAGCTTAAGGAAGACGGGCTGCTGATCATAGACACGGACTTGGTCAAGCCCGATAGGGACTACATCGGTGCCCCGTTCACGCGCCTGGCGGAGGAAAGCACGGGTCTGGCACTCACCGTCAACATGGTCGCCCTCGGCTATCTCGTGGCGAAAACCGGTATTGTGAAGAAGGAAAACGTCGAGGAGGCCATAAGAAGGAGGGTTCCCAAGGGGACCGAGGATATAAACATCAAAGCCTTCAGGGTCGGTTACGAGGAGGGATGCAGATGA
- the metG gene encoding methionine--tRNA ligase, whose amino-acid sequence MVRYMVTSALPYANGPIHAGHLAGAYLPADIFVRYLRLKGEEVLFVCGTDEHGTPITFRALKENRSAREIVDEFHEHIKTTFKRAKISFDYFGRTELPVHYRVSQEFFLKALENGHLVKKVTKQAYCEHDKMFLPDRFVIGTCPYCGAENQRGDQCEVCGHPLTPEILINPRCNLCGNPITTKDSAHYYIRMQDFEARLKEWVLSQEHWKPNVRNTVLGWINEGLEERAMTRDLNWGIPVPLDDEDVKGKVLYVWFEAPIGYISITIEHLKREGRENEWKKFWLNFDGETKVIHFIGKDNVPFHAIFWPAFLMAYGKYRDEDIEAEWLLPYDIPANEYLNLEGKKFSTSRNWAIWVHEFLDAFPADYLRYYLTAIMPEMRDSDFSFADFKSKINEELVNNLGNFVHRAMTFANRYFDGVVPERGELDDLDRRAFEEIEKAFEETGKLIAQYKFKDALKRVMELAIFGNRYFDYQKPWKTAKTDRVRTATTVNISLQIVKALGILLEPFLPDASEKIWHLLNLEELKRWEFTEIPAGHRVRKATPMFKKVTDEDIIYFIVNYIARGNPKSARLLLEKYYKRDDVVKVALERFGEAKREEAMAILKSIYGDEMGAKAEKPGKASKKEKAKKREEGERMGYVSFDDFMKLDLRVGKIIEVKDHPNADRLYVVKVDLGDEVRQLVAGLKKYYKPEELLNHYVVIIANLEPKKLRGVESQGMLLAADDGENVALLMPDKEIKLGAGIR is encoded by the coding sequence ATGGTCAGGTACATGGTGACGTCAGCCCTTCCTTACGCTAACGGTCCGATTCACGCGGGACACCTGGCAGGGGCATACCTTCCAGCGGACATCTTCGTGCGCTACCTCCGACTGAAGGGCGAGGAGGTGCTCTTCGTCTGTGGAACCGATGAACACGGGACGCCGATAACATTCCGCGCGCTCAAGGAGAACAGGAGCGCCAGGGAAATCGTCGACGAGTTCCACGAGCACATAAAGACGACCTTCAAGAGGGCCAAGATAAGCTTCGACTACTTCGGCAGAACCGAGCTTCCGGTTCACTACCGGGTAAGCCAGGAGTTCTTCCTCAAGGCTTTGGAAAACGGCCACCTGGTCAAGAAGGTCACCAAGCAGGCCTACTGCGAGCATGACAAGATGTTCCTCCCGGACAGATTTGTGATAGGCACCTGCCCATACTGTGGCGCCGAGAACCAGCGCGGCGACCAGTGTGAGGTCTGCGGCCATCCACTGACACCGGAGATACTCATAAACCCGCGCTGCAACCTGTGCGGCAATCCAATCACCACAAAAGACTCCGCCCACTACTACATCCGGATGCAGGACTTCGAGGCGCGGCTGAAGGAGTGGGTTCTCAGCCAGGAGCACTGGAAGCCCAACGTCAGAAACACCGTCCTCGGCTGGATTAATGAGGGCCTCGAAGAGAGGGCCATGACGAGGGATCTCAACTGGGGCATTCCGGTTCCGCTCGACGACGAGGACGTTAAAGGAAAGGTGCTCTACGTCTGGTTCGAGGCCCCGATAGGCTACATCTCGATCACCATCGAGCACCTGAAGCGGGAGGGAAGGGAGAACGAGTGGAAGAAGTTCTGGCTCAACTTCGATGGTGAGACGAAAGTTATACACTTCATCGGCAAGGACAACGTGCCCTTCCACGCGATATTCTGGCCGGCATTCCTGATGGCCTACGGCAAGTACAGGGATGAGGACATCGAGGCCGAGTGGCTTCTCCCCTATGACATCCCCGCCAACGAGTACCTCAATCTGGAGGGCAAGAAGTTCTCAACGAGCAGGAACTGGGCGATATGGGTTCACGAGTTCCTCGATGCCTTCCCAGCGGACTACCTCCGCTACTACCTCACGGCCATAATGCCCGAAATGAGGGACAGCGACTTCAGCTTCGCCGACTTCAAGAGCAAGATAAACGAGGAGCTGGTAAACAACCTCGGAAACTTCGTTCACAGGGCGATGACCTTCGCCAACCGCTACTTCGATGGAGTCGTGCCCGAAAGGGGCGAGCTTGACGACCTTGATAGGCGGGCCTTCGAGGAAATCGAGAAGGCCTTCGAGGAGACCGGAAAGCTGATAGCTCAATACAAGTTCAAGGACGCGTTAAAGAGGGTCATGGAGCTGGCAATCTTCGGCAACCGCTACTTCGACTACCAGAAACCGTGGAAGACCGCCAAGACCGACCGCGTAAGAACTGCAACCACTGTGAACATCTCACTCCAGATAGTCAAGGCCCTTGGAATCCTGCTGGAGCCGTTCCTCCCCGATGCCAGCGAGAAGATATGGCACCTCCTCAACCTCGAGGAACTCAAGCGCTGGGAGTTCACCGAGATTCCGGCCGGACACAGGGTTAGAAAAGCCACTCCGATGTTCAAGAAGGTGACGGATGAGGACATAATCTACTTCATCGTGAACTACATAGCCCGGGGCAACCCGAAGAGCGCGAGACTGCTCCTTGAGAAGTACTACAAGCGGGACGACGTTGTGAAGGTAGCTCTAGAGCGCTTCGGGGAGGCCAAACGGGAAGAGGCCATGGCAATCCTTAAGAGCATCTACGGGGATGAAATGGGGGCTAAAGCTGAAAAGCCCGGAAAAGCCTCGAAGAAGGAGAAGGCGAAGAAAAGGGAGGAAGGTGAAAGAATGGGATACGTAAGCTTTGACGACTTCATGAAGCTCGACCTGAGGGTTGGGAAGATAATCGAGGTCAAGGACCACCCGAACGCCGACAGGCTCTACGTGGTCAAGGTCGATTTGGGCGACGAGGTCAGGCAGCTCGTCGCCGGACTGAAGAAGTACTACAAGCCGGAAGAGCTGCTCAACCACTACGTCGTCATCATAGCCAACCTCGAGCCCAAGAAGCTCCGCGGCGTTGAGAGCCAGGGAATGCTCCTCGCTGCTGACGACGGAGAGAACGTCGCCCTGCTGATGCCGGACAAGGAGATAAAACTGGGAGCAGGGATAAGGTAA
- a CDS encoding coiled-coil domain-containing protein, translated as MNGMKGFALALAILLVGSVIPLGLAESNGTSNATGSYTGALDNSTREMVIAGQLIDQLQRLSKFAEDKIEPIKDKLPENSTILTHYELAEDYKEKAVSEYEAGDYYSSILDSLTAMHHYKVALSALKEAKEKVQDVRERIKMEIERLSEYFRFVEKTIRLAENQGIDVSNLTALYNETKDAYKVVLDELKAGDYEKVRADYEIAKEKKSLLDEELRKVREELAYANADKIVKDFLMKGEKGMEIAQKAIEVGEGNGYNVTELQERLDAFSEVYSQVKALADEGKWEDALTVMKDNRETIIEFHRAVEFVLRKVRERELDEKLKDVRAFLREMNEGIQKDAKALRELKNRGVDTTRAEVQLKVASQELRIGVELLKAKKPLQAKAHFAIALDMLHRVDEFILAHS; from the coding sequence ATGAACGGGATGAAGGGCTTTGCACTGGCCCTGGCAATATTGCTGGTTGGAAGTGTGATACCCCTGGGACTGGCAGAGAGCAACGGCACGAGCAACGCCACCGGAAGCTACACCGGAGCCCTGGACAACAGCACCCGGGAGATGGTGATAGCGGGTCAGTTGATTGATCAGCTTCAGAGGCTGAGCAAGTTCGCCGAAGATAAGATAGAACCCATAAAGGACAAGCTGCCCGAGAACTCGACGATACTGACCCACTACGAGCTCGCAGAGGACTACAAGGAAAAGGCAGTGAGCGAATACGAGGCCGGCGACTACTACAGCTCGATACTGGACAGCCTCACCGCTATGCACCACTACAAGGTTGCCCTCTCAGCGCTCAAGGAGGCCAAAGAGAAGGTTCAGGATGTAAGGGAACGCATCAAAATGGAAATCGAGCGCCTCAGTGAGTACTTCAGGTTCGTTGAGAAGACCATAAGGCTGGCAGAGAACCAGGGAATAGACGTGAGCAACCTCACCGCACTTTACAACGAGACCAAGGATGCCTACAAAGTTGTACTGGATGAGCTCAAGGCCGGAGACTACGAAAAGGTGAGGGCAGACTATGAGATTGCCAAGGAGAAGAAGTCCCTCCTCGACGAGGAGCTGAGAAAGGTCCGCGAGGAGCTCGCCTATGCCAACGCCGATAAGATCGTCAAGGATTTCCTGATGAAGGGCGAGAAGGGAATGGAGATAGCTCAGAAGGCAATCGAGGTCGGGGAGGGGAACGGCTACAACGTGACGGAGCTCCAGGAGAGGCTCGATGCATTCTCGGAGGTTTACAGTCAGGTCAAGGCTCTCGCCGACGAAGGCAAGTGGGAGGACGCCCTCACCGTCATGAAGGACAACAGGGAAACAATAATTGAGTTCCACAGAGCTGTTGAGTTCGTACTCAGGAAGGTTCGCGAAAGGGAGCTCGATGAAAAGCTGAAGGACGTTCGCGCCTTCCTCAGGGAGATGAACGAGGGGATTCAGAAGGACGCAAAGGCGCTTCGCGAGCTCAAGAACAGGGGCGTCGACACCACCCGGGCAGAGGTTCAGCTGAAGGTGGCCTCCCAGGAGCTCAGGATAGGCGTCGAGCTTCTAAAAGCGAAGAAGCCCCTCCAGGCCAAGGCACACTTTGCAATAGCGCTGGACATGCTCCACAGGGTGGATGAGTTCATACTCGCCCACTCCTGA
- a CDS encoding ATP-binding protein — translation MFVNRERELKFLERKWSDDGAQLIIIYGRRRVGKTMLLKEFLKDKKGVYFLATADSMGENVKGLAEKFSELTGREYFKDVRDFGKLFRYLADEIKNERVAVVLDEFQYLMSLESGILSVLQKAWDEHLRDTGIFLVLCGSSIGMMERTLEYKSPLYGRRTGQWKVEPFDIRAIAEMLSDRDMEEIVKFYAVFGGVPFYLDIVKDLSVEEAIREKVLRKGEVLYEEPEFLLREELREPRTYKLILKGLSLGYETLGELVNFTGLDRGNLSRYIDTLERLDLVGYELPYGRRKRGRYYIRDNFFNFWFRFVYPNLADLELGMVDDVWAKIEKSLNAYYGKMFERLVREMLRMKILDFGQKKVARWWHKGEEIDAVVELEDGLLFVEVKWSELKRKDAERALEELKKKANSFDVKDKRFLLIARRIRGKSNEMMDLKDLEELIR, via the coding sequence ATGTTCGTGAACAGGGAACGGGAGCTGAAGTTCCTCGAAAGGAAGTGGAGCGATGATGGAGCACAGCTCATAATCATCTACGGGAGGAGAAGGGTTGGAAAGACCATGCTCCTCAAAGAATTCCTTAAGGATAAAAAGGGCGTTTACTTCCTCGCTACCGCCGATTCCATGGGCGAGAACGTTAAAGGACTAGCAGAAAAATTCTCGGAGCTTACGGGGAGAGAATACTTCAAAGACGTGAGAGATTTCGGAAAGCTCTTCCGCTACCTTGCCGATGAGATAAAAAACGAGAGGGTCGCCGTCGTTCTGGACGAGTTCCAGTATCTCATGAGCCTTGAGTCCGGAATTTTAAGCGTTCTCCAGAAGGCCTGGGATGAGCATCTCAGGGATACCGGAATCTTTCTCGTTCTCTGCGGCTCTTCAATAGGGATGATGGAGAGAACGCTTGAGTACAAGAGCCCGCTCTACGGGAGAAGAACTGGCCAGTGGAAGGTCGAGCCCTTTGACATCAGAGCTATAGCGGAGATGCTTTCTGATAGGGACATGGAGGAGATTGTAAAGTTTTACGCCGTTTTCGGCGGCGTTCCCTTCTACCTCGACATCGTGAAGGATTTAAGCGTTGAAGAGGCCATAAGGGAGAAGGTTCTGAGGAAGGGTGAGGTCCTCTATGAGGAGCCGGAGTTTCTCCTGAGGGAAGAGCTGAGGGAACCAAGGACGTACAAGCTGATACTCAAAGGTCTGTCCCTCGGGTACGAAACCCTCGGGGAGCTGGTTAATTTTACGGGCCTCGACAGGGGGAATCTCTCGAGGTACATTGACACACTTGAAAGGCTCGACCTAGTTGGCTACGAGCTCCCATACGGAAGGAGGAAGAGGGGGCGCTACTACATCAGGGACAACTTCTTCAACTTCTGGTTCCGCTTTGTGTATCCCAACTTAGCCGATTTGGAGCTTGGCATGGTTGATGATGTCTGGGCTAAGATTGAGAAAAGCCTGAACGCCTACTACGGCAAAATGTTCGAGAGGCTCGTGAGGGAGATGCTAAGGATGAAGATACTCGACTTCGGGCAGAAAAAAGTCGCAAGGTGGTGGCACAAGGGGGAGGAGATTGACGCGGTTGTGGAGCTTGAAGACGGCCTGCTCTTCGTCGAGGTGAAGTGGAGCGAGCTGAAGAGAAAGGATGCGGAAAGGGCACTTGAAGAGCTGAAGAAAAAGGCAAACTCCTTTGACGTGAAAGACAAAAGGTTTCTGCTCATTGCCAGAAGAATCAGGGGAAAAAGCAACGAGATGATGGACCTGAAAGACCTTGAGGAGTTAATACGCTGA
- a CDS encoding HEPN domain-containing protein, translated as MNDEIHALIKKAEERLNATGELFESGYYSLAISSAYYAMFYCARALLLAKGITPRRHAGVHAALGKEFVKTGEMPPRLYTGYSKALNMRHTADYDAFIEYTEKEAHEVLEYAREFLEFAKSYLGV; from the coding sequence ATGAACGACGAAATACACGCGCTAATCAAGAAGGCTGAAGAAAGACTAAATGCCACGGGCGAGCTCTTTGAGAGTGGGTACTATAGCCTTGCCATCTCCAGTGCATACTACGCCATGTTCTACTGTGCAAGGGCCCTTTTGCTGGCTAAGGGAATTACTCCAAGGAGACACGCTGGAGTCCATGCAGCGCTCGGCAAGGAATTCGTTAAAACTGGAGAGATGCCTCCGAGATTATACACAGGATATTCAAAGGCTCTGAACATGAGACACACGGCTGACTACGACGCATTCATCGAGTACACCGAAAAAGAAGCACATGAAGTTTTGGAATACGCCCGTGAGTTCTTGGAGTTTGCGAAATCCTACTTGGGGGTGTGA